TGAAGtgtcatgtatttattcagacgagaacagcagcgaacacaaaccagcgcatatacgaacaaaATGGTTTGGAAGTACAaatttctcagtgaacgaagttgtttctagcccggtatccgaaattgcagtagacgacttgtttatttatttattttttatttatgcatatacaagaaggtacattgggaatgtgaggatacataatatggtaattacagtcttgtaaagccactagtacgcgcagcgtttcgggcaggtttagtttagttcatttattatgcaccccatacccatcttgtgggcggtagtggagagggttacagaggcacataataggctcagggactgaaccccacaattcatttagctaagcaagttacaatcttgatgagctagttacaaaattcagacgacttgaccagtccccctcGAGGCCGACCATAGTGTGTTCGAAGCTCGAGTGAGCGAGACAGCGAGGCGACGAGGGGCTCCCCACCACGGTCACACCATCACTCACCCCCTCCACCTCTACACCACTGGTGTCCCCTCTACACTACCGGTGTTAATGATGGCAGCTCTCCGTCACACTCCCTTGACCTTCGTCAGGTAATGAAAGGCGGCGGGGAGGTGTGGTTTCAAACTGCTTGATGTCTTTGAGATTCGTTGTATGGTGTCCGCGGTGTCTTGGCGATACAATTGGGTTTTATATTCGTTTGGGGGAAAACTTTGTGGTATTGGTGTAGAAAGGACTTCCCCCAAGGGAGCCACCATCTCGAGTAGTCTCGACATGGCccagaagccggcggcttgtctggAGTTACTCTTTTTCTCCAGACTTTGAAAATCTGTTCTCAAACATGGCCAAAGTATTGCCATCAAACTTTGCACCTCACACTGCCACAGCTTTCCCATATAATTTTCAGACTTCAAATAAAGTACAATGAGAAATTGAGTGAAGCGTTCTATTGTTACTTAAATCGTGATGTTCCTAATCGTTGACTACCTTTTAATCCACTTCTTGGATCTGTGCATCTATGGTCTAAACCTCGACTGGCCATTATTTATTAAGTTGTCTTATTCCTCCCCAGAGAATGCTAGCAAAATATTGATGCTGTGAACTATTGATTAAACTATTTCTCTACCAAAAAATCTTTAATGTCTCAAAATTGATGTGAACTTTGTAACTTTGACTAACAAATGGTCCGGCCTATGGTAAAGTATAAACCCTTGATTGTTGCTGTTGAAAATAACATTTTGTTTACTTTAATTTGAAAGCAAAATTACCTTTTTTATAACCTGAAGGTGTAAAAGTTTGCTTTACTACCTAGGAAGTCCATAACTATTACTAGgttaaaaaaaacttaaaactaattgaactttTGCACTTTGTGTAAACAAAGGTCTTAAATATACACTAGTTAGGACAACTTGAATTTGCTTAAATCTGGTATGTCGTCTACTTGAAAGTAAAGTCCTTGGCATGTGCTCGAACCTTAATAATGTGCTCTGGAGAGTGCGAGACATGTACTGTACTTAAGTCATTTGCTATACTAAAGTTTATTTTGGTCGATTTTGTATACTGTGGAAGGTCTATAGACATTCTAGTTTGTCCTTGACAAGCTAGTCCAGAAACTTCAATAGATGACTTTTACCTAGTTTTTTATCTTTGTCCTAGAATGTTCTGCTTGACGTTGGTTGTGACCATGACCATGGCTCGGAAGTTGAGAGATGTGGATACTCTAATAAACACTTGTATAGATTCTAAACATCACAAAAGTGCACCAGGACCAGAAGGCAGTCTGTTTACTACGGTATGGATAATTTCTTTTTAAAGTCTTGCTTTTTAATGTACAATATTGTCACTACagtagattaaaaaaaaaaatctgaagcCTTCAAAAATATGCTTTTAGCTGTAAAGGGCTTTTGACAGTAGTCAAACTTGATATCCTTTCTACCTAAATGATAAATTGCTTAACAGAAAGTACCTCTTtttatatttgatttttttatagTGTCATCAGTGGAAGAATAGGTCCTGCTGTACAGAGGATACTACTAGACTTATTCACGAGTCTAGTCCTTACAACTTCAATTATGACCACTGTTCTCGAGTAAAGTCCATGTCCTCGGAATGTAAACGGCATTTCATGCTCGATCACTGCTTTTACGAATGTTCACCCAATGTTGGCCCATGGGTCGTGTCGGTAAGTATTGCAGAACGTCTAAATTCTATATTTTAAAGGACTTTTATTTAACTAGGGTTTCTGCATTGTTTTAATAACTTAAACATGTTTAATCATTAAAAATTTAACATTGTGCAAAACTTAAAAGGCTATTTTATAAAGTTTTTATTTCGGTATTCTGAAAGTGACTTCCCCTAAGCATTTAAATGGCATAGTGGCttggtttctttttttttttttttttttttttttttttttttaaccaaaaAATAAATTTGTCTAGACATGCAAGAGATTTGGCTCGCTAGTTCCTTTTGCAACGTTAAATAAATTTTCCCTGCAGGAAAATCGCTTGTGGCGGCGGGAAAGATACTGGGGAGTCCCTCTGTGTGCCATTGATTGTGAGCTTTGGTTTACTGCGTGTGCCgacgatgtcacttgcacagacaATTGGACCAACAATTTCAGGTGGTTGAATATGACGGGTGATTGCCCAACAAGAGGAAGCTGCTTGACAAATTACTGCCCCGTAAATTCTACCTGTCAAACATTTAAAAAAATCTATAGGACAGCCCGGAACTTCTGTGAAAAGGTATGTTGAacacgacttttttttttttctttttttttttccttcttcCCTCCCACCTTTCTTGATTCAAAGTTCAGTGTATTATTGTCCATGTGACTTGCCAATTTTATATTTTCCAAATGCCCTAAAATTGGTTATTCAATGTTGGTTTAAATTCATAGGCCTAGAGAGTAGACTGCCCTCTTAATATTTTTCCTTCCAAGATGGGAAAGGGGTTACTGAACATCTACAAATATCACAAAGATTGATGTGGCTTGATTGTTTCCAAATTTCAGTTTggcaactttaattgttaaaataTTTTGATGCTATTTTCTTAATAGTACCTGCTATAAGACTCTGCCTCCTGTGTACATGTCTATTGATATCCAGTAAAGGTGGTATCCCTTCCATATGACTTGCCAGACTGGCTTAATTATTACTAAAGTTGTTTACGCTTAACTATGCAACTTTTTTCCAGCCTTCTCCTTAAACACTGACACACCCAGTACCTGGTAAGGTTAAATGGTGTGCTTCAAAATTACCACTGTAAAAGTGCATTTTTTCTCAATCAAGAAAAGAGTTCATAAAAGTTCCTAAAGTCTTGCATAAACCATTCCCTTTAGTGAAGTTTAAAATATACCTGTACTTTAATACCTGCATTTTTATACAAAGTTGACTCTTCATTCTAGGTGTGGGACAATGCTTGGAAATATGCTGAACCGACAACACCATGTATGCACCTACAGTTCAACCAATCTGCCATCAATCCAAATGATGCTGTTGCTCTACATTATGCACAGATTATAGCTGGTTCCCAGATGCACAGCTGCAACCTAGTGTGGTTTAGTATACAACTTGCTGTTTGGGCATTTATCAATAGAATATTGACAGTTGCATCCTAGACTTGGCTTGTTGCCATAATTCATTACTCTTTACTCTTGACTATAAACTTGCCCTTGTTGAGGGGAAACGATTCTATTAAAATGtttacaaagaaaaaaaaattgatagtGTAATATCCTGATCACATGAGTAATAGTGTGCTGTATTCTGGTTCTGCCCTTTTGCCTTGTCTACCTCTATTAAATTATTTGAAATGTGCCAGAAATAAAATGCTACTTTATTTCTATCAGACATAACCCAATGAAATTTTGGTAAATTCTCAACCACATTGGAGTTGTCAAACTTGCAGCCAAGGCCATTTTACTTGTTCTGTTTCATACGTCCCCTCTCCCCCTTAAAAAAAACAAGTTAGTTTGGAAATCTGCCCAGTCATGTTCTGTGAATGTTGGCAAGGTCGTGGGCTTCGTTAAAACTAACAAACTGCACACCATCTCtttgggccccccccccccaccctcttgttctttttttttcttgtatagcctttaatattctttaatatagTCTTCTTTATTCTTTATTTTAGTATTCTTCTTTATTCTTCTATTCTTTAGTGTAGTCTTTAATATTTAGATTATCTTGAATAATGGACAGATGGTGCtagtcttcccagcttggtgctacCTTTTGATGACTGCCACAGATTGGAGAGATTCTTTCTCTGGACTAAAAATCTCTCGCTTCCTCATTACATGTCCCATGCATTGTCCTGTCCctgccaccatctctccctccttaCCAAACTAGGAAGACCCTCTAGGCAATTTTTTCTTTCTTAAATTCTGCCATCTACATCTTGGTAATTTTGTggccacagctgctgtacactctTCTCCTTGCTGCCCAATATTTAACAATTGTAGAGTGGATACAGAATTTAAAGTGTGTACATCAATCATCCACCCAGAATTGGCCAATTCTCCTTGCATATAGGCCAGAAGACTACTCTTCTGGCATGTCCTTGTAAATTCCTCCTCCATATTCTCCTTGGACCAAATGCATCCACAAAGTGCAcaattttgttgttgttaaaTTCTGGTAGACTGACTTGCATTCACTTGCCATACTAAAAGGTGATCTTTCTGCACTTTAATCTACCTGGGTTGGTGGGGAAAGGGTGACCTTTACCTCTAAAACTTCAAGAATTGCCTTATCAGGAAAAAAACTGGGGCAAGTTTCATTTTAAGACCTTACTGGAAACTTGCTACTACCTTTGTCTCTCTTGCTTTCATGTTAAATTTGTCCTTTTACTGCTATAAACTTGCCCTGCTCAATGCCATTCTTCGCTCCATCTCGTACTATCCCACATGTGGAAGAGAATGCTTTTCTTTAGGTTCTGACTGTGCTTACTCCTAGTGCATAGCCTGGAAGTCCCAGCACACGTGTAGATTTTGACTGAATTAAttcgacaaaattttgcccaagtCTGAAATCTTGTATTGGGTCAGGTGAACACTGAAGGTGATCTATCCTTGGATACCTGGATAATAATTATTACAAATGGATAAAAATCTCCAAAGATGGTTACACACTTGCAACAGAATTGGAAATTGCAACTGAATTCAATAGCTGCTTTCTGTAAATTGGTGTCAACCTTGCCAGAAAATTACTAAAGACCCAGACAGATGTCACAAAGTCACATCAGCAGCTATCCTGTCACTAATCttgccagtcagcccgacagacatTCGTAATTCAATCACTTCTATCACAATCATTCTCAATCACAATCACTAATTCAAACCACAgctgggaacatattagtgaaagtCTTTGGtatgagtgttggggggggggggggtccccctccccctgctctacccatagcgctgctattcaacaaatctgtCATATTTTTACTGATATCCTTAAAGCAAGAGTGAGGCCATTTCAAAAGAGGCAAGACAGCTGACCtaaattacagacctatatcaaatcTACTGATGCTTTCAAACATtttcatttgatggtgctacataaccttcctggtttggtgccttctttttgatacttattttaaaaaatatttgaaaaattgcTTACTGACTGCTCTATTTCTACTTTGAAAAACTTGACATTATTAAATCCCTACCagtttggtactcttttgggaatgGATGCCAATGCCATTATTAGGCTGCTCAATATAATCTATAAAGCCCTTGTCAGAATAAAGTTCCCAATTGGCCTCTTTATTGACATGTGAAAAGCATTTGATATTGTAAATCATAACTACCTCTTAAACTTTATCATGGTATCAGAGGCCTAGCTCTGGATTATTAGTTCCTTTCTTGATGCACCattatgtagccatcaataactTGACCTCCCCCCCTATCTACCATTGACAGTAGgaatgccacagggcagcatcttggggccCTTTATTTCTTATATCAATGATTTGCTAAATGTttgtaacattcttaaacctatactatttggtGACTATACTACC
This genomic stretch from Procambarus clarkii isolate CNS0578487 chromosome 22, FALCON_Pclarkii_2.0, whole genome shotgun sequence harbors:
- the LOC123760300 gene encoding folate receptor gamma-like — encoded protein: MMAALRHTPLTFVRMFCLTLVVTMTMARKLRDVDTLINTCIDSKHHKSAPGPEGSLFTTCHQWKNRSCCTEDTTRLIHESSPYNFNYDHCSRVKSMSSECKRHFMLDHCFYECSPNVGPWVVSENRLWRRERYWGVPLCAIDCELWFTACADDVTCTDNWTNNFRWLNMTGDCPTRGSCLTNYCPVNSTCQTFKKIYRTARNFCEKVWDNAWKYAEPTTPCMHLQFNQSAINPNDAVALHYAQIIAGSQMHSCNLVWFSIQLAVWAFINRILTVAS